One Gemmatimonadaceae bacterium genomic window, GCTTCAGGCTATCGCGGTGTAGAAAAAGTGTTCGCAATCCAGGCGGGGCGTGAGGTTCGCGTCATCGTCACGCCTGACGACATCGAGGAAAACAGGATGCCGTCGCTCAGCGATGAGATCGCGCGTCGCATCGAGGCCGAGCTGCAGTACCCCGGCCAGATCAAGGTCGTCCTGATTCGCGAGACACGCTCGGTGGACTTTGCCCGCTAAGCTGATCGACGGAGTTGCAATTGCGCGCAGCGTGCGGGATCGCGTCGCGCGCGAAACAGCGGCGCTCAAATCACTCGGCATAACACCGGGTTTGGCGGTCATTCTCGTTGGCGATGATCCAGCGAGCGCTACGTACGTGCGGTCGAAGGGGTTGGCGAGCGAGGAGGCAGGAATACACAGCTCGGCGATCCGCCTTCCGGCGGAGACCACGCAGGCGGAGCTGCTCGCCCGGATCGACGAGCTCAACTTGAATGAGTCGATTCATGGCATCCTCGTCCAGATGCCGCTGCCGCCGCAGATCGATCCGGATGCAGTCATTCTTCGCGTCGACCCGGCGAAGGATGTCGATGGGTTTCATCCCGTGAATGTCGGGAAGCTGCTGATTGGCCAGCGCGACGGATTCGTCTCGTGTACCCCAGCCGGAGTCATCGAGCTCCTTCGCGCCGCTCACGTGGAGACAGCGGGGAAAGAGTGCGTCATCATCGGCCGGAGCATGATCGTGGGGAGGCCGATGGCTGCACTGCTCGTTCAGAACACCGAGCCCGGCAACTGCACGGTCACGGTCTGCCACAGTCGCACCCGAGACCTTCGCTCTCACACGCTGCGCGCGGAGATTCTCATTGTTGCAGCGGGGCGCGCGGGCCTCGTGACGGGTGACATGGTTCGTCCCGGCGCGGTTGTCGTGGACGTAGGGATGAACCGCATTCCCGACGCCTCAACGCGCTCGGGGTCCCGCCTCGTGGGCGACGTGGATTTCTCTTCCGTCCGCGAAGTCGCGTCGAAGATCACGCCCGTCCCCGGCGGAGTCGGACCGATGACGATTGCGATGCTGCTCTCGAACACGGTGCTGTCCGCATCTCGCTTTGCAGATGCGCGCACACACGCGGCTGGCCGAGGCACTCCCCAGGCAGCGGCGGTTCACGCATGAGACCTCGCCTCACCCCTGAAGATTTTGCGACCTCGATGCCGTTGCTGGGCTTTCCGAAGGCACCGCCAGGCTCGACGCGCGAGACCGCTATCTGCATCACCGATCTCAACAACTCGACGAAGCAGCTGGTCGAAGAAACCTTCGGGCACTTCTGGGTGAGAGGGGAAGTGAGCGATTTCAAGCGGCATCGGAACGGTCACTGGTACTTCAGCCTGCGCGATAAAACCGCGCAGATAAGCTGCGTGATCTGGTCCAGCGACCAGCGGCGCATGCCGGCGTCGCCCGATGACGGAATGCAGGTTATCGCTCTCGCCCAGTTGACAGTGTTTCCGGGCAGAGGCTCGCTCCAGCTCAGAGTCATTCGGATCGACGCGGACGGCGATGGACTCTGGAGGAAGGCGATCGCCGAGACCGTTGAGCGTCTCCGCGCCGATGGACTTCTGGAGAGGGAGCGGAAGCGTGCTCTCCCTCTCTATCCTCGCTGCCTCGCTGTCGTGACAAGCGCGAACGGCGCGGCTTTGCGCGACATTATCTCGGTGGCGACGCGGCGGCGTCCCGGAATCGAGATCGTCGTCGCCTGCGCCGCTGTTCAGGGCGATAGCGCGCCACGCGAGCTGCGTGCTGCGCTCTCGCGCGTGCGCAGATGGAAAGGCGTGGACGTGATGATCATCGGGCGCGGTGGAGGAGCGCGCGACGATCTGCGCGCGTTCAACGACGAATCAGTTGCTCGCGCAATTGCCGCCTGCGAGATGCCGGTCATCTCCGCAGTCGGTCACGAGATCGACACCACAGTGTGCGATCTCGTTGCGGATGTTCGCGCAGCGACACCTTCGGCAGCGGCGGAGCGCGCGGTGCCGGCGCTTGCCGACCTCGACGCTGCGCTTCGCGCTCGACGCGGCAAGCTCATTGCCGCACTCACCCATCGAACTTCATTTGCGCGTGCCGACGTGAGGACCACCGCGCGAGACCTGCGGACTGCGGCAGTCCGCATCGTCGACAAACGCCGGTCAGTGATGAGCGGAGCTGCCGGCCGCCTCAACGCCCTCAGTCCTCTCGCCACGCTCTCGCGCGGTTATGGGGTCGCTCGTCGCCCGGATGGCGAGGCGCTCACGAGCGCCACCCAGTTCGCGGCGGGAGAAAGCTTCAACCTCACTCTCCGTGACGGGGTTGTCGACGCGACGGTGGAGAATGTCCGGGCAAAAAGGGGGAACACGTGACGGGACGGGCCGCCGAGACGTATAATTGCGATCCCCATCCGATGTCCAGATGACCGCAGCACAGCCCATCTCAGAGTCAACCGTTGTCGGCGGCCGCTACAAGATCGAGCATGAGGTCGGTCGCGGCGGCATGGCCGTGGTCTATCGCGCGCACGACACGAGACACGACCGCCCGGTTGCGATCAAGGTCCTGCACCCCGAGGTCGCGGCCGCACTCGGCACGACGAGGTTCTTCCAGGAGATACGTCTCGCCGCGCGCCTGAATCACCCGCACATCATCACGCTGCACGACTCGGGCGAGACGGACGGCACGCTTTACTACGTGATGCCCTTCATCGACGGGGACAATCTCAGGGCAAGACTCGACAAGCAGGGAAGGCTTCCCGCCGACGAGGCTGTGGATCTCGCGCAGCAGATCGCGAGCGCCCTCGATTATGCGCACCGGCTCGGCGTCGTTCATCGCGACATAAAGCCGGAGAACGTGATGATCTACGAGGGTGAGGCGCTCGTCGCCGATTTTGGAATCGCGAAGGCGGTCAGCGTAGCCGGTGGGGCAAACCTCACCAATACCGGCTTCGCGATCGGAACGCCGGCCTACATGAGCCCCGAGCAGGCGGCGGGACAGACCGACCTCGATGGCCGCAGCGATGAATACAGCCTCGCATGCGTTTTGTACGAGATGCTCACCGGCGAGCCTCCGTTCACTGCGTCAACGCCCCAGGCGTTGATTGCGAAACGCTTTACCGATACGCCACGCCCGGTGAGCGCAATCGTTCCCGCAATTCCGGAATACGTTTCGGTCGCTGTTCGGCGAGCGTTGTCGCGCGACGCGAGCGATCGATTCCCGACCGCCGCCGATCTCTCCATTGCGCTCGAGCCGCAGCAAAAGAAAGTGGACGAGAAGCCGTCGATCGCGGTGCTTCCATTCAGCAACATGAGCACCGATCCTGAGAACGAGTTCTTCAGCGACGGAATTGCCGAGGAGATCATCAACGCGCTGACCAAGGTGCAGGCTCTCGAAGTCGTCTCGAGAACGTCTGCGTTCGCGTTCAAGGGAAAGAATCTCGACATGCGTGAGATCGGTCGGCAGCTCGGCGTGAAGACTCTTCTCGAAGGCAGCGTCCGGAAGGCGGGGAACAGGCTCCGCGTCACCGCTCAGGTCATCGACGTCGACACGGGCTATCATCTCTGGTCCGAGCGGTTCGACCGCGAGATGGCGGACGTGTTCGCTATTCAGGACGAGATCGCCGAGAACATCGTCAAAGCCTTGCGCGTCGTTCTCTCGAAGCGAGAGGAGTCTGCGATCAAGGCGGCGCGGACGAGCAATGTGCGCGCGTACGAGTATTACCTTCGCGGCCGTCATCTCTTTCATCAGTGGCGGCGGGAATCCTGGGACGGGGCCGACGACATGTTTCGTCGGGCGATTGCTCTCGATCCGGATTACGCCCTGGCGTACACGGGGCTCGCCGACTGCTCGGCGACCCGCTACATGTATTTCAGCGGCGGCGAGGAGGCACTGCAGCAGGCCGATGCGGCGAGCCGCCGCGCCGTCGACCTCGACCCCACCTTGGCCGAAGCCCACGCGGCGCGAGGCCTCGCGCTCTCGTGCCAGAAGCGTCTGGACGAAGCCGACCAGGAGCTCAAGCGCGCGATGGAGCTCGATCCGACTCTGTACGAGGCGCCCTACTATTACGGACGAATGCTTCAGATGCAGGGTCGCTTCGCTGAGGCTGCAGGCTACTTCGATCGCGCTGCCTCACTCCGCGAAGATGATTTTCAGGCTGCGGGACTGGCACACACTATTTATCGCGATCTTGGTCGCACCGAGGACATGATAAGAGCCGCAAAGCGGTGTGTCGACGCGGCAAGGCGCGAGATTGCGGTCAGTCCCGGTGATTCACGAGCGTTGCAGCTCGGAGCGCTCGCGCTGCATGACCTCGGCGACACTAAGCTGTCGAAGGAATGGGCTGATCGCGCGATCGAAGTGGACCCGAATGAGGTCAGCACGCTGTACAACATTGCCTGCCTGTTCTCCATTAGCGGCGACCAGGATCGGGCGTTGGACCTGCTCGAGCGGGCGGTCGATCTCGGGTGGTCACGTGCGGAGTGGCTGAAGGCTGACCCCGATTTCACCGCGGTCCGCGGCCATCCGCGTTATCTGGCGCTTCTCGAGCGGCTCGGCGGCTGAACCGAAAACGCTCTTCATGTTAAGCCTTTACAGGGGCCCGTAAGTCGGCTAAATTTCAAGGCTTACGAGGATTCAAAGACACCAGCGCGCATAGGCGCGCGGAGAGCACAGCACCAATGGCATTTCAGAAAACAGCTACCGTCGAAAAGTACCGTACACACGGCACCGACACCGGCTCGGCCCAGGTCCAGGTTGCGATTATCACCGAGAACATCAACTACCTGACCGACCACTTCCGGGCTCACGCGAAAGACCATCACAGTCGTCGCGGATTGCTCAAGATGGTCGGAAGACGTCGCCGCCTGCTGGATTACCTCAAGCGGACCGACCTCGAGAGCTATCGCAAGATCATCGCTGATCTTGGACTCCGTTACTAAGCTGATTGTCTGATTGTTCGCGCGCGGGAGCACGGTGCTTCCCGCGCGCTTTGTGTTCTCTACAAAAATGAAGGAAAGAAATGCAACGCATTGAACGCGACTTCGCGGGCAGGAAGCTCGTCATCGAGACGGGCCGCATGGCAAAGCAGGCATCAGGCTCTGCAGTAGTTCAGTTTGGCGAGACGATGGTTCTCGCAGCAGTGACGGTCAGCGACACCGAAAGTCCGCTCCCGTTTTTCCCACTTCTCGTCGAGTACCGTGACAAGGCCTACGCCGCCGGCAAGATTCCCGGCGGATTCATCAAGCGTGAAGGCCGGCCGCACGACTCCGAGATCCTCAAGGCCAGAATCATCGATCGCTCCATCCGGCCGCTGTTCCCCGATGGATTCAAGAACGAGGTTCAGGTCTTCATCTATGTAATCTCCGCCGACCAGCAGAACGACGCTGACGTGATCGCGCTGCTCGCTGCGTCGTTTGCCATCAACACGTCGAAGATCCCGTTCATGGGGCCGATCGCCGGTGTTCGAGTCGGACGCGTACAGGAGAACTGGATCCTCAATCCGACGTTTCAGCAGCTCCCGTACAGCGACATGGACATTGTTGTCGCGGGCTCGAACGACTCGATCATGATGGTCGAGGGCGGAGCGATCGAGGTTCCCGAAGCGGACATCCTCGAGGCGATCAGCGTGGCACACGGCGGCATCAAGGACTTGATCGCGATTCAGGAGGAGATGCTAAACAAGGGTCGCGCTGCCAAGATGCCCTGGACAA contains:
- the folD gene encoding bifunctional methylenetetrahydrofolate dehydrogenase/methenyltetrahydrofolate cyclohydrolase FolD, which encodes MPAKLIDGVAIARSVRDRVARETAALKSLGITPGLAVILVGDDPASATYVRSKGLASEEAGIHSSAIRLPAETTQAELLARIDELNLNESIHGILVQMPLPPQIDPDAVILRVDPAKDVDGFHPVNVGKLLIGQRDGFVSCTPAGVIELLRAAHVETAGKECVIIGRSMIVGRPMAALLVQNTEPGNCTVTVCHSRTRDLRSHTLRAEILIVAAGRAGLVTGDMVRPGAVVVDVGMNRIPDASTRSGSRLVGDVDFSSVREVASKITPVPGGVGPMTIAMLLSNTVLSASRFADARTHAAGRGTPQAAAVHA
- the rpsO gene encoding 30S ribosomal protein S15; this encodes MAFQKTATVEKYRTHGTDTGSAQVQVAIITENINYLTDHFRAHAKDHHSRRGLLKMVGRRRRLLDYLKRTDLESYRKIIADLGLRY
- the xseA gene encoding exodeoxyribonuclease VII large subunit: MRPRLTPEDFATSMPLLGFPKAPPGSTRETAICITDLNNSTKQLVEETFGHFWVRGEVSDFKRHRNGHWYFSLRDKTAQISCVIWSSDQRRMPASPDDGMQVIALAQLTVFPGRGSLQLRVIRIDADGDGLWRKAIAETVERLRADGLLERERKRALPLYPRCLAVVTSANGAALRDIISVATRRRPGIEIVVACAAVQGDSAPRELRAALSRVRRWKGVDVMIIGRGGGARDDLRAFNDESVARAIAACEMPVISAVGHEIDTTVCDLVADVRAATPSAAAERAVPALADLDAALRARRGKLIAALTHRTSFARADVRTTARDLRTAAVRIVDKRRSVMSGAAGRLNALSPLATLSRGYGVARRPDGEALTSATQFAAGESFNLTLRDGVVDATVENVRAKRGNT
- a CDS encoding protein kinase — protein: MTAAQPISESTVVGGRYKIEHEVGRGGMAVVYRAHDTRHDRPVAIKVLHPEVAAALGTTRFFQEIRLAARLNHPHIITLHDSGETDGTLYYVMPFIDGDNLRARLDKQGRLPADEAVDLAQQIASALDYAHRLGVVHRDIKPENVMIYEGEALVADFGIAKAVSVAGGANLTNTGFAIGTPAYMSPEQAAGQTDLDGRSDEYSLACVLYEMLTGEPPFTASTPQALIAKRFTDTPRPVSAIVPAIPEYVSVAVRRALSRDASDRFPTAADLSIALEPQQKKVDEKPSIAVLPFSNMSTDPENEFFSDGIAEEIINALTKVQALEVVSRTSAFAFKGKNLDMREIGRQLGVKTLLEGSVRKAGNRLRVTAQVIDVDTGYHLWSERFDREMADVFAIQDEIAENIVKALRVVLSKREESAIKAARTSNVRAYEYYLRGRHLFHQWRRESWDGADDMFRRAIALDPDYALAYTGLADCSATRYMYFSGGEEALQQADAASRRAVDLDPTLAEAHAARGLALSCQKRLDEADQELKRAMELDPTLYEAPYYYGRMLQMQGRFAEAAGYFDRAASLREDDFQAAGLAHTIYRDLGRTEDMIRAAKRCVDAARREIAVSPGDSRALQLGALALHDLGDTKLSKEWADRAIEVDPNEVSTLYNIACLFSISGDQDRALDLLERAVDLGWSRAEWLKADPDFTAVRGHPRYLALLERLGG